A genome region from Leptospira langatensis includes the following:
- a CDS encoding DUF4253 domain-containing protein yields the protein MQRIFLSLILFGFFLSCSKSEIGGDKDKEVLELVRKFTNSKIEKFYIRSTEASPDGEEVLVPSPGISVRMKEDEALDLLGKLRPKLEEWKYTIFLTGYEAEFEGGNYNAFYRAVIVYKQDKYELLRKIGTAAPKYNIDTESIEKKFRQWEEKYSSMRFVIIDSDSISALLVDPPKDVKRLAKEAYDFCPDAVEQNLGSLEEMEKMILEDHLLPLWWD from the coding sequence ATGCAGAGGATTTTCCTATCACTTATTCTTTTCGGCTTCTTCTTATCTTGTTCCAAGTCGGAGATCGGTGGGGATAAGGACAAGGAAGTCTTGGAGTTGGTGAGAAAATTCACAAATTCTAAAATAGAAAAATTTTATATAAGATCTACAGAAGCCTCTCCGGACGGAGAAGAGGTCTTGGTCCCTTCTCCCGGGATCAGCGTTCGAATGAAAGAAGATGAGGCACTGGATCTTCTGGGAAAACTCAGACCCAAGCTAGAAGAATGGAAATATACGATCTTTCTTACGGGCTACGAAGCGGAGTTCGAGGGCGGGAATTATAACGCCTTTTATAGAGCTGTGATCGTTTATAAACAAGACAAATACGAACTTCTGAGAAAGATCGGGACTGCCGCACCCAAATATAATATCGATACGGAAAGTATAGAGAAGAAGTTCAGACAATGGGAAGAAAAATATTCTTCCATGAGATTCGTGATCATTGATTCGGATTCGATCAGTGCCTTACTCGTAGATCCGCCTAAAGATGTAAAGAGACTCGCTAAAGAAGCGTACGATTTCTGTCCGGATGCTGTGGAGCAAAACCTAGGTTCTCTGGAAGAAATGGAGAAAATGATACTAGAGGATCATCTTTTGCCTTTATGGTGGGATTAA
- a CDS encoding FecR domain-containing protein produces the protein MFSQKPKFSVFSFRLANVLLILLLSVSMIGLLAEPKKGVHEDVFEYKVKKNDTLSKIAKEFLQDPRNWKELLKYNEIPNPSLIREGTTLFIPGFLRKDTISATGERIEPNSGPVAIADFQKGQVQYSRDFAPNGLPASWNKLSKDQILNTEDWIQTGANSSSKLLFNKNGTVVELREKTLTRILKMNADSMSNFKMNKDGSILELKSGYLEAKVPPKKAGDEIRKFTVVTPTAVVGVRGTELYVNMVDPDTTAVGCYKGELEVSAEGKTVAVPAGFGTNVVRGQAPSKPEKLPEKVELE, from the coding sequence ATGTTTTCTCAAAAACCTAAGTTTTCCGTTTTTTCGTTCCGCCTAGCGAATGTCCTTTTGATACTTCTTCTCTCCGTATCCATGATCGGCTTATTGGCAGAACCTAAGAAAGGAGTCCATGAAGACGTATTCGAGTATAAGGTAAAAAAGAACGATACACTCTCAAAGATCGCCAAAGAATTCCTGCAAGATCCTAGAAACTGGAAAGAATTACTAAAATATAATGAGATCCCAAACCCTTCCTTGATACGTGAAGGCACGACTCTTTTCATTCCTGGATTCTTAAGAAAGGACACTATCTCCGCAACAGGAGAAAGAATAGAACCGAATTCGGGACCAGTGGCGATTGCCGATTTCCAAAAGGGACAGGTCCAGTATTCCAGGGATTTCGCTCCGAACGGCCTTCCCGCTTCCTGGAACAAACTCTCCAAGGACCAGATCTTGAATACGGAAGACTGGATACAAACTGGAGCGAATTCGTCTTCTAAACTTCTCTTTAATAAAAACGGTACCGTCGTAGAGTTAAGAGAGAAAACTTTGACCCGCATCCTGAAAATGAATGCGGACTCTATGAGCAACTTTAAGATGAACAAGGACGGAAGCATTCTGGAACTTAAGTCCGGTTATCTAGAAGCAAAAGTCCCTCCTAAGAAAGCGGGAGACGAGATCCGCAAATTTACAGTAGTCACTCCGACAGCAGTTGTGGGAGTTCGCGGAACGGAATTGTACGTGAACATGGTCGATCCGGACACTACTGCAGTAGGATGCTATAAGGGAGAACTAGAAGTCTCCGCAGAAGGAAAGACTGTAGCAGTCCCGGCAGGATTCGGAACGAATGTGGTCAGAGGGCAGGCTCCTTCTAAACCGGAAAAACTTCCCGAGAAGGTGGAGTTAGAGTGA
- the ompL47 gene encoding multi-beta-barrel domain surface protein OmpL47, translating into MNRNPLWVSLAFLLVSSAVFAQTPTGSNQPKSSAPKAETSRTQPASSADRAERESSSEKPDMYINSQSSFDFNSKDEGSSVDYIEYKIGSGDYTKYVSAITLVKEGLTKITYRAVDKAGNKEPEKHLNVLVDNTPPSTKITPSSALIVHENTNYATKTVTYVITAQDNLAGVQDIKISLNGSEPRVYDGKPIQLEKAGVNTIKFSALDKSGNVSTDSVLAVTVDQEKPLVELFGSALVTVKDKIYVKNGNSFTIKASDTLSGIKQIFFKVDASEWKPYTEPVSVEAQGNHTIEAKSVDSVGNESDVKRIAFIVDTTPPETKIQKVDNKPAPATPAAKPASSAPSSTPTNSEN; encoded by the coding sequence ATGAATCGAAATCCCTTATGGGTATCCCTAGCATTCTTGCTAGTTTCCAGTGCAGTCTTTGCTCAAACTCCTACCGGTTCCAATCAGCCTAAGAGCTCAGCTCCCAAGGCAGAGACTTCCAGAACTCAGCCTGCGTCTTCTGCGGATCGCGCAGAAAGAGAGTCTTCTTCCGAAAAACCGGACATGTACATTAACTCCCAGTCTTCTTTCGATTTTAATTCTAAGGACGAAGGTTCTTCGGTGGATTATATCGAATACAAGATCGGCTCCGGAGATTATACTAAATATGTATCCGCAATTACTCTCGTAAAAGAAGGTCTTACTAAGATCACCTATCGTGCTGTCGATAAGGCGGGGAATAAGGAACCGGAGAAGCATCTGAACGTGCTCGTGGACAATACTCCTCCTTCTACCAAGATCACTCCAAGTTCTGCGTTGATCGTGCATGAGAACACGAACTATGCAACTAAGACTGTGACTTATGTCATCACTGCTCAGGATAATTTGGCCGGAGTACAAGATATTAAGATTTCTTTAAATGGTTCCGAGCCAAGAGTTTATGACGGAAAGCCGATCCAGCTGGAGAAAGCCGGCGTGAACACCATTAAGTTTTCCGCATTGGACAAATCCGGGAACGTCTCTACGGATTCCGTATTGGCAGTGACTGTGGACCAAGAAAAACCTTTGGTCGAGCTTTTTGGTTCCGCCCTAGTCACCGTAAAAGATAAGATTTATGTAAAGAACGGGAACTCTTTCACGATTAAGGCTTCCGATACCCTGTCCGGGATTAAACAAATCTTTTTTAAGGTTGACGCATCTGAGTGGAAGCCTTATACAGAACCGGTTTCGGTAGAAGCACAAGGAAATCATACGATAGAAGCTAAGTCTGTTGATTCGGTAGGAAATGAAAGCGATGTGAAAAGGATCGCATTCATCGTGGATACTACTCCTCCTGAAACTAAGATCCAGAAAGTGGACAACAAACCGGCTCCTGCTACCCCAGCAGCTAAGCCTGCTTCTTCCGCCCCGTCTTCAACTCCAACTAATTCAGAAAACTAA
- a CDS encoding DUF488 domain-containing protein, which translates to MKIQIKRVYEAPSPKDGKRILVDRLWPRGISKEAGKIDLWLKEISPSNELRKWYGHDPEHWAEFKARYFKELRSNPEGVEKLKASLDQSVITFLYSAKNTEYNNAVALREFLSA; encoded by the coding sequence TTGAAGATCCAGATCAAAAGAGTATATGAGGCTCCGAGTCCCAAAGACGGAAAGAGGATCCTAGTCGATCGACTCTGGCCGAGGGGGATCAGTAAGGAGGCTGGAAAGATCGACCTTTGGTTAAAGGAAATCTCTCCGAGCAACGAACTCAGAAAATGGTACGGTCACGATCCGGAACATTGGGCAGAATTCAAAGCCAGGTATTTTAAGGAATTGAGATCGAATCCGGAAGGAGTAGAAAAGCTAAAGGCTTCCTTGGACCAATCGGTGATTACGTTTTTATATTCTGCTAAAAATACGGAATATAATAATGCGGTCGCTCTCCGGGAATTCCTGTCCGCTTAG
- a CDS encoding Acg family FMN-binding oxidoreductase produces MTRKKFLKVSIASGLVLTVPQFLQYCSGAETRKDYERPDPLDPILLSGPASPILKAIRIGISAPNPHNIQPWKFKILNDESALLYVDETRLLKETDPPFRQVHIGQGTFLEVLSLGATRLGYKAEISLFPEGKYTTKDIGKKPIAKIILRKQDAIVTEPISGFISERATKRSIYEGEDLTEQDFSAIRKDANIRYSELGFIPKSQSEVLRKQVISAMEVETYTYPKYEESRIWFRYNDSEMEKFKDGISMRGFGVSGLRNLVARNFFLTPGKETWHSDANKKSGMDIFASQVESSKGFAFIKTAKNEPLDWVQAGRDYARLHLSVTKNGFAMHPLSQILQEFPEMNELRTKFESSLKPGEKIQMLVRLGRSDYRFFSPRRDVEDFILR; encoded by the coding sequence ATGACTCGGAAGAAATTCCTAAAAGTAAGTATCGCCTCCGGCCTTGTTCTAACCGTTCCGCAGTTTTTACAGTACTGCTCTGGTGCCGAAACTAGAAAGGACTATGAGAGACCCGATCCTCTCGATCCAATTCTTCTTTCCGGACCGGCAAGTCCGATCTTAAAAGCGATCCGCATCGGGATCTCTGCTCCCAATCCGCATAATATCCAACCTTGGAAATTCAAGATACTAAACGACGAGTCCGCTCTTTTGTATGTAGACGAGACCCGTTTACTGAAGGAAACAGATCCTCCTTTTCGGCAAGTGCATATCGGCCAGGGTACTTTTTTAGAAGTGCTGAGCCTAGGAGCGACTCGCTTAGGTTATAAGGCGGAGATATCCCTTTTTCCGGAAGGAAAATATACGACTAAGGATATCGGAAAGAAACCGATCGCAAAGATCATATTAAGAAAACAGGATGCGATCGTGACGGAACCGATCTCCGGATTTATTTCGGAAAGAGCCACTAAGAGATCGATTTACGAGGGAGAGGATCTGACCGAGCAGGACTTCTCCGCCATACGTAAGGATGCAAATATTCGATACTCGGAACTTGGTTTTATTCCCAAGTCCCAATCGGAAGTTTTAAGAAAGCAAGTGATCTCAGCGATGGAAGTGGAGACCTACACCTATCCTAAATACGAGGAATCCCGTATCTGGTTCAGATACAACGATTCGGAGATGGAAAAGTTTAAGGATGGGATCTCCATGAGAGGTTTTGGGGTATCCGGTCTCAGGAATTTAGTTGCCAGGAACTTCTTTCTAACCCCCGGAAAGGAAACCTGGCATTCGGATGCAAATAAGAAATCAGGGATGGACATATTCGCTTCTCAAGTAGAAAGTTCGAAAGGATTTGCGTTTATCAAGACTGCTAAGAACGAACCTTTGGATTGGGTACAGGCGGGAAGGGACTATGCTCGATTGCATCTCTCCGTAACTAAGAATGGATTTGCGATGCACCCGTTGAGCCAGATCTTGCAAGAATTTCCGGAGATGAACGAGTTAAGGACTAAATTTGAATCTTCTTTGAAGCCCGGAGAAAAGATCCAGATGCTTGTTCGTTTGGGAAGAAGCGACTATCGTTTCTTTAGTCCAAGAAGAGACGTAGAAGACTTTATTCTGCGCTAA
- a CDS encoding SAM-dependent methyltransferase, with the protein MDFTIRPIATVANSRKETEDDYWAEIVSEIRLEEDIPTESLDGIESFSHLEIVYIFHKAIDKPVVLGSEHPRENKKWPRVGIFAQRKKDRPNHLGVTIVELLRRDGRNLLVKYLDAIDGTPVVDIKPVMREFLPMSSVVQPDWSSELMINYWE; encoded by the coding sequence ATGGATTTTACGATTCGACCGATTGCGACTGTTGCAAACTCACGCAAGGAAACAGAAGACGATTATTGGGCCGAGATAGTCTCCGAGATCCGATTGGAGGAGGATATCCCAACCGAGAGTTTGGATGGGATCGAATCATTCTCCCATTTAGAGATTGTATATATTTTTCATAAGGCGATAGACAAGCCTGTTGTCCTAGGCAGCGAACATCCGAGAGAAAATAAGAAATGGCCGAGGGTCGGGATCTTTGCCCAACGAAAGAAGGACCGTCCAAACCATTTAGGTGTTACCATCGTAGAACTGTTGAGAAGAGATGGAAGAAACCTTCTCGTAAAATATCTGGATGCGATCGATGGAACTCCCGTGGTGGATATCAAGCCTGTGATGCGAGAATTCCTTCCTATGTCTTCTGTGGTCCAACCGGATTGGTCGAGTGAGTTGATGATAAATTATTGGGAATAG
- the sppA gene encoding signal peptide peptidase SppA, producing the protein MDRNRIALAVTFVVTILSLLVGLINLASSASPSKLTRVDGSSGFGTDRLGATLIKIEGEIHSGSSSYESAGAQTILHQLRAVEDDSNIVGVLIEINSPGGSVGASQEIYKEIMYLRKEKNKKVVVSMKDIAASGGYYIASAADKIYALGGTLTGSIGVIAIAPNIKGLLDRYGVKVRTFKEGKYKDSLSLFRDNTPEEDTMIQKMLSDTYEEFVEDVAKGRNQTVKFVEALAEGRVYSGQDAFRNKLVDDIGGRREALAELSKLCNYEGTLPLYEEEANPWDKFFQLLQAKSGSVFGGEKAILQELKRSPVLVLYPQAMAW; encoded by the coding sequence GTGGATCGAAATCGAATCGCCTTAGCCGTTACCTTTGTAGTAACCATCCTTTCCTTACTCGTGGGACTCATTAACCTGGCCTCCAGCGCCTCTCCTTCCAAGCTAACCAGAGTAGACGGTAGCTCCGGATTCGGAACGGATCGACTGGGAGCCACTCTCATCAAGATAGAAGGAGAGATCCACTCCGGATCTTCCAGCTATGAGTCCGCCGGAGCGCAAACCATACTACACCAACTGAGAGCCGTCGAAGACGATTCGAATATCGTGGGAGTCCTGATAGAGATCAACTCACCGGGCGGCTCCGTAGGCGCTTCTCAAGAGATCTATAAAGAGATCATGTATCTCCGCAAAGAAAAGAATAAGAAGGTCGTAGTCTCCATGAAGGACATCGCCGCTTCCGGAGGATATTATATAGCTTCCGCAGCGGATAAGATCTACGCGTTAGGCGGAACACTCACAGGCTCCATCGGAGTGATCGCAATCGCTCCGAATATCAAAGGCCTTTTGGATCGCTACGGTGTCAAGGTCCGCACTTTCAAGGAAGGAAAATACAAGGACTCACTCTCTCTCTTCCGGGACAATACACCTGAAGAAGATACGATGATCCAGAAAATGCTCTCCGACACATACGAAGAATTCGTCGAAGACGTAGCCAAAGGAAGGAACCAGACCGTTAAGTTTGTAGAAGCCTTGGCAGAAGGAAGAGTATATTCAGGCCAAGACGCATTCCGGAACAAGCTAGTAGACGATATAGGCGGAAGAAGAGAAGCATTAGCAGAACTCTCCAAGCTCTGCAACTACGAGGGAACCCTTCCACTCTACGAAGAAGAAGCGAATCCTTGGGATAAATTCTTTCAATTGCTGCAAGCTAAGTCCGGCAGTGTATTCGGCGGAGAAAAAGCGATCCTGCAAGAGCTGAAAAGATCTCCAGTTCTCGTTCTATATCCACAGGCAATGGCTTGGTAA
- the surE gene encoding 5'/3'-nucleotidase SurE gives MNILITNDDGISSNGILALEKVLGKEHNTFLIAPLKERSATSMALSIHDSLRVEKVNENHYIVDGYPVDCVNIGLHGNIFPKIDLVLSGINRGVNMGHDVHYSGTVGAARHGAIHNRRCLAVSSGNWDKSYDYIKEAELVREILRAWTENFLSGIVYNINIPEKFEASLSSVEVARLGKRTYVDTYESKPIIGGISEFFLGGSDLGHIQEEGTDFDIFFKGKVPITPLSLDQTERSELEEFKKRIHARSK, from the coding sequence ATGAACATCCTGATCACGAACGACGACGGAATTTCCTCGAATGGAATTCTTGCCTTAGAAAAAGTTCTGGGAAAAGAGCATAATACATTCTTAATCGCACCTCTAAAGGAACGCTCTGCAACTTCCATGGCTCTTAGCATTCACGATTCTTTGAGAGTAGAGAAGGTGAATGAGAACCATTATATCGTAGATGGTTACCCGGTGGATTGCGTGAACATAGGGCTTCATGGAAATATCTTTCCTAAGATCGACCTGGTACTCTCCGGTATCAATCGTGGAGTGAATATGGGCCACGACGTTCACTATTCCGGCACAGTGGGTGCTGCGAGACATGGAGCCATCCACAATCGACGCTGTCTAGCTGTGAGTTCCGGGAATTGGGATAAGAGTTACGATTATATAAAAGAAGCGGAGCTCGTACGGGAAATACTCCGAGCCTGGACAGAGAACTTTCTGTCTGGCATCGTATACAATATCAATATCCCCGAAAAATTCGAGGCCTCGCTTTCTTCTGTCGAAGTAGCCAGACTTGGCAAGAGAACCTATGTGGATACCTATGAGTCCAAACCGATCATCGGAGGGATCTCCGAATTCTTCTTAGGAGGATCCGATCTAGGACATATACAAGAAGAAGGGACCGATTTCGATATCTTCTTCAAAGGTAAAGTACCCATTACACCTCTTAGCTTGGACCAAACCGAGAGATCGGAACTGGAAGAGTTCAAGAAAAGGATCCACGCAAGATCAAAATGA
- a CDS encoding tetratricopeptide repeat protein, protein MTEKKTPRKIPAKRRIFTEILKENYTFAITLIDREMAETGKDPELLYNFAICCSRTGNHKKCVSVLEELMEAFPKFSERDNAFRMMIYSMIKTGNYKLAIEKTDERLKLAVDDIVLLSLKASAQEKSGNTKAAIETHLRILRLRPDHKNSLNSVAYLLLEGKEPKPEEIKMAMENLKRALQLEPDNAAYLDSFGVLLSRLGKTDEARRAFEKALVKAPSEDIILEHLKKLAQSK, encoded by the coding sequence ATGACGGAGAAGAAGACCCCAAGAAAAATTCCTGCCAAAAGAAGGATCTTCACCGAGATCCTAAAGGAAAACTATACTTTCGCGATCACCCTCATAGACAGAGAGATGGCCGAAACAGGAAAGGATCCGGAACTACTTTACAATTTTGCAATATGTTGTTCCAGAACAGGAAACCACAAGAAATGCGTTTCCGTCCTGGAAGAATTGATGGAAGCCTTTCCTAAATTCTCCGAAAGGGATAACGCATTCCGGATGATGATCTATTCCATGATCAAGACCGGAAACTACAAGCTTGCGATCGAAAAGACAGACGAAAGATTAAAGCTTGCAGTCGACGATATCGTATTATTATCCCTAAAGGCTTCCGCTCAGGAAAAATCTGGAAACACAAAGGCCGCGATCGAAACCCATCTTAGGATACTCAGACTCAGACCGGACCATAAAAACAGCCTGAACTCGGTGGCCTACTTGCTCTTAGAAGGAAAAGAACCCAAACCGGAAGAGATCAAAATGGCAATGGAGAATCTAAAACGGGCTCTCCAGCTTGAACCGGACAATGCGGCTTATTTGGATTCCTTCGGAGTGCTTCTTTCCAGATTAGGCAAAACGGACGAAGCAAGAAGAGCTTTCGAAAAGGCCCTGGTCAAAGCTCCTTCCGAAGATATTATTTTGGAACATCTGAAAAAACTCGCTCAAAGCAAGTAA
- a CDS encoding AbrB/MazE/SpoVT family DNA-binding domain-containing protein: protein MKLRSKITSKYQITIPKEIRDSLKLSMEDVIEWSIDEHGIHIESANKPFLKYQGFLNEGSTDIKLDIKKAWEERAKRYSK from the coding sequence ATGAAGCTCCGATCCAAAATCACTTCAAAGTATCAAATTACAATTCCAAAGGAAATCAGGGATTCCCTAAAACTTTCTATGGAAGATGTAATTGAATGGTCTATCGACGAGCACGGTATTCATATCGAATCCGCAAATAAACCCTTTTTGAAATACCAAGGTTTTCTGAACGAAGGATCGACCGATATTAAATTGGATATTAAGAAAGCTTGGGAAGAAAGAGCTAAAAGATACTCTAAATGA
- a CDS encoding type II toxin-antitoxin system VapC family toxin gives MKLILDTNCFISFLNRRNQEQHEKMVSFWEKVSRLEYEVILTSHNVSEIVFVFKSIYSVEQKEINQLIQDLLANPGVSFEPAYYPDIILSLWPKSIKDYGDAVLAAASRILEVQIVTFDQEFSKSLKKLGMDPYLI, from the coding sequence ATGAAACTCATTTTAGATACCAATTGTTTCATTTCATTCTTAAATCGAAGGAACCAAGAACAACATGAAAAAATGGTCTCGTTTTGGGAGAAAGTTTCCCGCTTAGAATATGAAGTTATATTAACTTCCCACAACGTCTCCGAGATAGTTTTTGTATTTAAAAGTATCTATTCCGTTGAGCAGAAGGAGATCAATCAACTCATCCAGGATCTTTTAGCAAACCCAGGAGTCTCCTTTGAACCAGCTTATTATCCGGATATAATTCTATCCTTGTGGCCGAAAAGTATCAAAGATTACGGAGACGCAGTTTTAGCTGCAGCAAGCAGAATATTAGAAGTGCAAATTGTGACCTTCGATCAGGAATTCAGCAAATCCCTAAAAAAGCTCGGAATGGACCCTTATCTGATTTGA
- a CDS encoding TIGR01777 family oxidoreductase — MLIGIAGGTGLIGSMLAIRLKAEGHRVRIFSRSGKLPPRLQRISEWDVRIGTLPTRADLEGVEGIINLAGEPIAGVRWTPEYKQRIRSSRVDFTRDLVGRLTSMGEFGPKFLFNASAIGIYGSFETATPPFDEDSPPAEDELGVLCKDWEEEALEAQKVGIRTVLLRTGVVLTTEGGALSSMLPAFKLFAGGPIGTGNQVLSWVHIEDQLSAILFLLRKEEAKGPFNIVSPEPLSNEQFSKTLGKTLGRPAFTRMPSFALSLALGEGSIVATHGQRVVPKRLLELGYKFRYPSLEGALRNLLG, encoded by the coding sequence ATGCTCATTGGAATTGCCGGCGGCACGGGACTAATCGGATCCATGTTGGCGATCCGCTTGAAAGCGGAAGGTCATAGAGTCAGGATTTTCAGCCGTAGCGGAAAGCTTCCTCCTCGCCTGCAAAGAATTTCCGAATGGGATGTGCGGATCGGAACTCTTCCCACACGCGCCGACTTAGAAGGAGTCGAAGGGATTATCAATCTCGCAGGAGAACCGATCGCAGGAGTTCGCTGGACCCCAGAATACAAACAGAGGATCCGTTCTTCCAGGGTGGATTTTACGAGAGACTTGGTGGGACGACTGACTTCCATGGGAGAGTTCGGACCCAAATTCCTATTCAACGCTTCCGCAATCGGGATCTACGGTTCCTTCGAAACTGCTACTCCTCCCTTTGATGAGGATAGCCCTCCCGCCGAAGACGAGTTAGGCGTTCTTTGCAAAGATTGGGAAGAAGAAGCACTCGAAGCCCAAAAGGTCGGTATTCGCACGGTTCTTCTTCGCACAGGAGTAGTTCTCACTACAGAAGGAGGAGCACTCTCTTCCATGTTGCCCGCATTCAAATTATTCGCAGGCGGTCCCATCGGCACAGGCAACCAAGTCTTATCCTGGGTACATATCGAAGACCAACTCTCTGCGATCCTATTCCTTCTCCGCAAAGAAGAAGCAAAAGGACCTTTCAATATAGTATCTCCGGAGCCTCTTTCTAACGAGCAGTTCAGTAAAACATTAGGAAAAACGTTAGGACGTCCTGCATTCACTCGCATGCCTTCTTTTGCACTTTCACTCGCTCTCGGCGAAGGCTCGATCGTCGCAACCCACGGCCAAAGAGTGGTGCCAAAAAGACTGCTGGAACTAGGATATAAATTCAGATACCCAAGCTTGGAAGGCGCCCTGCGGAATCTTTTAGGTTAA
- the trxA gene encoding thioredoxin translates to MENTLPGSFNDLLNNHDKPILVDFWAEWCGPCKMVAPELEKFAQAHKGEVTVVKINIDEKPELAQQYGVQSIPTLVLFKQGQIAEKVVGAIPQAQMEKVFAPKLA, encoded by the coding sequence ATGGAAAACACATTACCAGGTTCCTTCAACGACCTACTCAACAACCACGATAAACCGATCCTTGTAGATTTTTGGGCAGAATGGTGTGGCCCTTGTAAAATGGTAGCTCCCGAGCTAGAGAAATTCGCTCAGGCTCATAAAGGGGAAGTCACCGTCGTTAAGATCAATATCGACGAGAAACCTGAACTGGCTCAACAATATGGAGTGCAATCCATTCCTACTCTCGTTCTTTTCAAACAAGGACAGATCGCGGAGAAGGTTGTAGGAGCCATTCCTCAAGCGCAGATGGAAAAAGTCTTCGCTCCTAAATTAGCTTAA